Proteins encoded together in one Pangasianodon hypophthalmus isolate fPanHyp1 chromosome 18, fPanHyp1.pri, whole genome shotgun sequence window:
- the LOC113531703 gene encoding extracellular matrix protein 2: MRTVILLFWIFAGVAKTVVLQPSLNVSLPQNVSLEGETWTDRSPDDLHQPPAVVEEELKWEKEPGTQITVTVKAEEETDVVHSQKIGEDKHQILKEAEEEEQRESNEGKQGHEKVQDKSVDEENKTRDEERIQEENQGVDASITPSVDTPLATLFPSQYFLSTITPSLITTTTTQSPADIIQINPDIEDQNTSLSGTHTSHISALKNTSMLSTNENSTHENSSLGQIETFEETVDAASTAMSARAGPTAVSLPSTFKPKPKTKPPKIKDKQIVKTKKIKLQKKEKKVKEKSTKPLKNAKQVKKLKQEKDHLTTAPYFPYFEDHYCPPDCACYGRVVQCSDKGLEKFPYGIPYNSRYILLMNNRIESIPLDLLSEYLSMEFLVLSNNRLVDSSIEGAFEGIQALKRLYLDRNLLHSVPTDLPASLEELRLDGNKVKVMSEVAWFRCPGLLILSLSNNSLESVSSSLPVGVLSPLSSLRTLSLSHNRLTSVPLRLPLSLQELYLRGNLIQRFQPGIFQGKAQLQVLDLSANRLTNKGLGKGALINVTRLESLNLEGNFLKQVPRYLPQSLKTLNLEGNSISSISKATFLSLPHLEHLGLARNKISKVVPGAFRVLPLLHQLDLSHNVLHQVPRQLPSWLIYIALNHNKIQMVPRDAFCSFKNSEPAKSRLVKVQLEHNLVDLGNLDSLAFSCLRGFQVVHFY; the protein is encoded by the exons ATGAGAACAGTGATTTTGCTGTTTTGGATCTTTGCTGGGGTGGCTAAGACTGTAGTGCTTCAGCCAA GTCTGAATGTATCGTTGCCCCAGAATGTGTCTTTGGAGGGTGAGACTTGGACTGACCGGAGTCCTGATGACCTCCATCAACCTCCAGCAGTGGTGGAAGAAGAGCTAAAATGGGAGAAAGAGCCCGGAACCCAGATTACTGTAACAGTAAAAGCGGAAGAGGAGACTGATGTTGTACACAGTCAGAAAATTGGGGAAGACAAGCATCAAATCCTGAAAgaagcagaggaggaggagcaaaGAGAAAGCAATGAGGGAAAGCAAGGTCATGAGAAAGTACAAGATAAAAGTGTGGATGAGGAGAACAAAACCAGAGATGAAGAACGAATTCAGGAAGAGAATCAGGGTGTAGATGCTTCTATAACTCCATCAGTAGACACTCCCCTTGCTACTCTCTTTCCTTCCCAGTATTTCTTATCCACCATCACTCCATCTTTgatcaccaccaccacaacacaAAGTCCTGCAGACATTATACAGATTAATCCTGATATTGAAGACCAAAATACATCTCTGTCAGGTACTCACACAAGTCACATTTCAGCTCTAAAGAACACATCTATGCTATCGACCAATGAGAACAGCACACATGAGAATTCTTCATTGGGTCAGATTGAGACTTTTGAAGAGACTGTGGATGCTGCTTCCACGGCAATGTCGGCTAGGGCTGGCCCTACTGCTGTGAGCTTACCCAGCACCTTCAAGCCCAAACCAAAGACTAAACCTCCAAAAATCAAAGACAAACAGATagtgaaaacaaagaaaatcaagcttcagaagaaggagaagaaggtgAAGGAGAAGAGCACCAAACCTCTGAAAAATGCAAAGCAGGTGAAAAAGTTAAAACAGGAGAAAGATCACCTGACCACTGCCccatattttccatattttgaaGATCATTACTGCCCACCAGATTGTGCTTGTTATGGGAG GGTGGTGCAATGTTCAGACAAAGGGCTGGAAAAGTTTCCATATGGTATTCCATACAATTCCCGCTACATCCTTCTTATGAACAACCGCATCGAGAGCATTCCGCTGGACCTGCTTTCAGAGTACCTTTCTATGGAGTTTCTGGTGCTGAGTAACAACCGTCTGGTAGACAGTTCCATCGAAGGTGCCTTCGAAGGCATCCAGGCATTAAAGAGGCTGTATTTGGACCGGAACCTCCTCCATAGTGTCCCTACTGACCTTCCAGCCTCGCTGGAGGAGCTCCGCCTGGATGGGAACAAAGTGAAAGTGATGTCAGAGGTGGCCTGGTTTCGCTGCCCTGGCCTGCTCATCCTCAGCTTGAGCAACAACAGTTTAGAAAGTGTCTCATCCTCATTACCTGTTGGAGTTTTGTCTCCACTAAGCAGCCTTCGCACGCTCAGCCTCTCCCACAACCGTCTTACCTCTGTCCCCTTGCGCCTCCCACTTAGCCTTCAAGAGCTGTACCTCCGTGGTAACCTCATCCAACGCTTCCAGCCAGGAATTTTTCAGGGCAAGGCACAGCTTCAAGTGCTGGACCTCAGTGCCAACAGGTTGACCAACAAGGGTTTGGGCAAGGGTGCACTCATCAATGTCACCCGCTTGGAAAGTCTCAACCTAGAAGGGAACTTCTTGAAGCAAGTCCCTCGTTACCTTCCACAATCCCTGAAGACCCTTAACTTAGAGGGGAACTCCATCTCGAGCATCAGCAAGGCCACATTTCTCTCACTTCCACACCTGGAGCACCTTGGCCTGGCCCGCAACAAGATCTCCAAGGTAGTGCCTGGAGCATTTCGGGTGCTTCCTTTGTTGCACCAGCTGGATCTGAGCCACAACGTGCTTCACCAGGTCCCACGTCAGCTCCCGTCTTGGCTCATTTATATTGCACTCAACCATAACAAGATTCAGATGGTTCCACGTGATGCATTCTGCTCATTCAAAAACTCAGAACCAGCGAAAAGTCGTCTGGTTAAGGTGCAGCTGGAGCACAACCTGGTAGACTTGGGCAACCTGGACAGCCTGGCTTTCAGCTGCCTAAGAGGCTTTCAGGTGGTGCACTTTTACTGA